The following proteins come from a genomic window of Gossypium raimondii isolate GPD5lz chromosome 5, ASM2569854v1, whole genome shotgun sequence:
- the LOC105771207 gene encoding uncharacterized protein LOC105771207 — MPSFEFDNVKAEKQDALWRYKMERKLRMGLSFIGFLLVLFLLSWPLFPTLIPDTVEAAGDFLRYLVSTFNKPLFTFVLLNIIILAVFVLSTQNQTQKLTTTPDIYGEYVSSRRCMQTSAASTSAPVTEETTVDKQIILVENAAALNSRAKPQRTTTGTGRDTVTETKRSLSPVKEQHQPTENRTVTRTKPLCSSTEMMNQKEYRRTRSMVSESRSQRPREFRRSETAMFSRELVVTDAEPPRKSMDEMSSEEFRSIVDSFIAEKKKTLMQENTARNTRRKDKCMSIVVKN; from the coding sequence ATGCCTTCCtttgaatttgataatgttAAGGCAGAGAAGCAAGATGCTTTGTGGAGATACAAGATGGAGAGGAAGTTGAGGATGGGTCTTAGCTTCATCGGGTTTCTCTTGGTTTTGTTTTTGCTGTCGTGGCCCTTGTTCCCAACTTTGATTCCTGACACCGTCGAGGCTGCCGGAGATTTTCTCCGATATTTGGTTTCCACTTTTAATAAGCCGCTCTTCACTTTTGTCCTCCTAAACATCATCATCCTCGCTGTTTTTGTTTTGTCTACCCAAAACCAGACCCAGAAACTAACCACCACTCCCGACATCTACGGCGAGTACGTTAGCTCTCGCCGGTGTATGCAAACATCGGCAGCCTCCACCTCCGCTCCTGTCACGGAAGAGACCACGGTGGACAAGCAAATCATTCTGGTGGAAAATGCGGCTGCTCTAAATTCTCGAGCCAAGCCGCAACGTACGACTACTGGCACTGGCCGTGATACTGTTACAGAGACGAAACGTTCCCTCTCACCAGTTAAAGAACAACATCAACCTACGGAGAACCGGACAGTGACACGTACAAAGCCTCTCTGTTCTTCAACCGAAATGATGAATCAAAAGGAGTACCGAAGAACTCGATCAATGGTTTCAGAATCCCGAAGCCAACGACCCCGGGAGTTTCGGAGGTCGGAGACGGCTATGTTCAGCCGAGAACTGGTGGTTACAGATGCTGAGCCGCCGAGGAAATCAATGGACGAGATGAGCAGCGAAGAGTTTCGGTCGATAGTAGACAGTTTCATCgctgaaaaaaagaaaactctgATGCAAGAAAACACCGCTCGTAACACTAGGAGAAAAGACAAGTGCATGTCAATTGTGGTTaagaattaa
- the LOC105769058 gene encoding dihydroflavonol 4-reductase, which yields MPTENQMKDMKQNSIMGSSVTEGEIVCVTGGSGFIGSWLIKLLLERGYVVRATVRDPDNSKKVKHLLELPKAETHLTLWKADLAEEGSFDDAIQGCTGVFHVATPMDFESEDPENEVIKPTINGVLSIMKACAKAKTVRRLVFTSSAGTIDVAEQQKPCYDETCWSDLEFIQAKKMTGWMYFVSKTMAEQAAWKFAKENNIDFVSIIPPLVVGPFIMQSMPPSLITALSPITGNEAHYSIIKQGQFIHLDDLCRAHIFLFENPKAEGRYICASHHATIIDLAKMLSDKYPEYNVPTKFKDVDENLKSVEFSSKKLLDLGFEFKYSLEDMFVGAVETCREKGLLPLSNEKKTNNID from the exons ATGCCAACTGAAAATCAAATGAAAGACATGAAACAGAATTCCATAATGGGGTCGTCAGTCACCGAAGGCGAGATCGTGTGCGTAACAGGCGGCTCTGGGTTCATTGGTTCATGGCTCATCAAGCTGCTCTTGGAGCGCGGTTATGTCGTCCGAGCCACTGTGCGCGACCCTG ACAACTCGAAGAAGGTGAAGCATTTACTGGAGCTACCTAAAGCAGAGACGCACTTGACTCTTTGGAAAGCAGATTTAGCTGAAGAGGGAAGCTTTGATGATGCAATTCAAGGTTGTACGGGTGTGTTCCACGTGGCCACGCCTATGGACTTCGAGTCCGAGGACCCTGAG AATGAAGTCATAAAACCAACAATAAATGGAGTGCTAAGCATCATGAAAGCTTGCGCCAAAGCCAAAACTGTTAGAAGGTTAGTGTTCACATCATCAGCTGGAACTATTGATGTTGCAGAACAACAAAAGCCCTGTTATGATGAAACCTGTTGGAGCGATCTTGAATTCATCCAGGCCAAAAAAATGACTGGTTGG ATGTATTTTGTCTCCAAGACGATGGCAGAGCAAGCAGCCTGGAAATTCGCTAAAGAAAATAACATTGATTTTGTCAGCATAATACCGCCTTTGGTGGTCGGTCCATTTATTATGCAATCAATGCCGCCAAGCCTCATAACTGCACTTTCTCCTATCACCG GGAACGAAGCTCATTATTCGATCATAAAACAAGGCCAATTCATTCATTTGGATGACTTGTGCAGAGCTCATATCTTTCTATTCGAGAATCCAAAAGCGGAAGGTCGCTACATTTGCGCCTCTCACCATGCTACCATTATCGATCTTGCGAAAATGCTCAGTGACAAATACCCTGAATATAATGTTCCCACCAA GTTCAAAGATGTGGATGAGAACCTGAAGAGTGTGGAGTTCTCCTCAAAGAAGCTCTTGGACTTGGGATTTGAGTTTAAATATAGCTTGGAAGACATGTTCGTAGGAGCTGTCGAGACATGCCGAGAAAAGGGACTGCTGCCTCTTTCTAATGAGAAGAAGACCAACAACATAGACTGA
- the LOC105769055 gene encoding mannan endo-1,4-beta-mannosidase 7 has protein sequence MKHWGLILLLFLLFQQGNFLLRVKADDEFIKTKGLQLMLHGSPFYANGFNAYWLMYMAADSSQRSKVSSAFQQAKEHGLTIARTWAFSDGGDRPLQYSPGSYNEQMFQGLDFVVSEAKRYGIKLVLSFANNYDQFGGKKQYVNWARNEGQSIGSDDDFFTNSVVKEYYKNHIKAVLTRRNTLTGVAYKDEPTIMAWELMNEPRCLSDPSGKTMQAWITEMASHVKSIDGNHLLEAGLEGFYGPSSSQKQQYNPNFQVGTDFIANNQIPGIDFATVHSYPDQWLQSSSDESQIAFLNNWLYNHIQDAQNILQKPLLFAEFGKSLKIAGPNQRDELYNTVYTAIYSSARGGGAAIGGLFWQLLAEGMDSYGDGYEVIMSQGTSIVDLITRESQKLNRIRKMYVRLRDIEKWNKAREIRRAQWWSGNGVSNTGN, from the exons ATGAAGCATTGGGGTCTGATTTTGCtcctttttttgttatttcaacAAGGAAATTTTCTCCTGCGTGTCAAAGCTGATGACGAGTTTATCAAAACTAAAGGACTGCAGCTAATGTTGCATGGAAGTCCTTTCTATGCAAATGGGTTCAATGCTTATTGGCTCATGTACATGGCCGCTGATTCATCTCAGAGAAGCAAAGTCTCATCTGCGTTTCAACAAGCTAAAGAGCACGGTCTCACCATAGCCAGAACTTGGGCTTTCAGTGATGGTGGAGACAGGCCTCTTCAGTACTCGCCTGGCTCCTACAATGAACAAATGTTCCAG GGATTGGATTTTGTAGTATCTGAGGCCAAGAGATATGGGATTAAGCTGGTTTTAAGCTTCGCGAATAACTATGATCAATTTGGAGGGAAGAAACAGTATGTGAACTGGGCAAGAAATGAAGGACAATCCATTGGCTCTGATGATGATTTCTTTACCAACTCTGTTGTTAAAGAATACTACAAGAACCACATCAAG GCTGTTCTTACAAGACGTAACACCCTGACTGGAGTGGCTTACAAAGATGAACCAACAATAATGGCGTGGGAGCTTATGAATGAGCCTAGGTGCCTCTCGGATCCATCGGGAAAGACCATGCAG GCCTGGATTACAGAGATGGCCTCTCATGTAAAGTCCATTGATGGAAATCACTTACTAGAAGCTGGTTTAGAAGGGTTTTATGGACCATCATCATCTCAAAAACAGCAATATAACCCTAACTTTCAAGTAGGAACTGATTTCATTGCAAATAATCAGATCCCTGGCATTGACTTTGCGACAGTTCATTCATATCCTGATCAatg GTTACAAAGCTCAAGTGATGAAAGCCAAATTGCCTTTTTGAATAATTGGCTGTACAATCACATCCAAGATGCTCAGAACATCCTTCAGAAACCATTGCTCTTTGCCGAGTTCGGAAAATCTTTGAAAATTGCGGGTCCTAACCAAAGAGACGAGCTGTACAACACTGTTTATACAGCGATTTACTCATCAGCCAGGGGTGGAGGTGCAGCCATCGGTGGGCTATTCTGGCAACTGTTAGCCGAAGGAATGGACTCTTACGGAGATGGGTATGAGGTAATCATGAGCCAAGGCACCTCAATTGTCGACCTCATCACTCGAGAATCTCAGAAACTTAATCGGATTCGAAAGATGTACGTAAGGTTGAGAGACATCGAGAAATGGAACAAAGCAAGGGAAATCAGAAGAGCACAATGGTGGTCTGGAAATGGTGTCAGCAACAcgggaaattga
- the LOC105769054 gene encoding glucose-1-phosphate adenylyltransferase large subunit, chloroplastic/amyloplastic — MESICISLKATATASPVNISQGRSNGGTVFWGETIRGGRDFGTQLWKSLRAENGVKKAKPGVAYSVITPEINKETMKFETPKFEAPQADPKNVASIILGGGAGTRLFPLTSQRAKPAVPIGGCYRLIDIPMSNCINSGIKKIFILTQFNSFSLNRHLARTYNFGNGVNFGDGFVEVLAATQTPGEAGKKWFQGTADAVRQFVWVFEDAKAKDVEHVLILSGDHLYRADYMDFVQKHIDSNADITVSCLPMDDSRASDYGLMKIDGTGRIVQFAEKPKGPNLKAMQVDTSILGLSAQDAARYPYIASMGVYVFKTSVLLKLLTRSYPSCNDFGSEIIPSAVKEHNVQAYLFNDYWEDIGTIKSFFDANLALTEQPPKFEFYDPKTPFYTSPRFLPPTKVDECKIVDSIISHGCFLRECSVQHSIVGVRSRLESSVDLQDTMMMGADYYQTESEIASLLAEGKVPIGVGQNTKIKNCIIDKNAKIGKDVIISNTDAVEEAERPEDGFYIRSGITVIMKNATIRDGTVI, encoded by the exons ATGGAATCCATCTGCATATCGCTAAAGGCTACTGCAACCGCCAGTCCGGTTAATATCAGCCAAGGTCGTAGTAATGGAGGCACTGTTTTCTGGGGTGAGACTATCAGAGGAGGTCGGGATTTTGGAACACAGTTATGGAAGAGTTTGAGAGCTGAAAATGGTGTCAAAAAAGCTAAACCGGGCGTTGCTTACTCTGTTATCACCCCAGAAattaacaaggagactatg AAATTTGAGACACCAAAGTTTGAGGCTCCACAAGCAGACCCAAAGAATGTGGCTTCCATCATACTCGGCGGCGGTGCTGGGACGCGCCTCTTCCCTCTTACTAGCCAAAGAGCCAAGCCAGCC GTTCCAATTGGAGGGTGTTACAGGCTGATTGATATTCCAATGAGCAACTGTATCAACAGTGGGATAAAGAAGATATTTATCTTAACTCAGTTTAACTCCTTCTCCCTCAATCGTCACTTAGCTCGTACTTACAActttgggaatggtgtaaattTTGGAGATGGTTTTGTTGAG GTTCTGGCGGCCACTCAAACACCAGGAGAAGCTGGGAAGAAGTGGTTCCAAGGAACTGCTGATGCTGTGAGGCAATTTGTGTGGGTTTTTGAG GATGCCAAAGCCAAGGATGTGGAGCATGTATTGATATTGTCCGGAGATCATCTTTACCGAGCAGACTATATGGATTTTGTTCAG AAGCACATTGACTCAAATGCTGATATCACAGTCTCATGTTTACCAATGGATGACAG CCGTGCATCGGATTATGGATTGATGAAGATAGATGGAACAGGACGAATTGTCCAGTTTGCCGAGAAACCAAAGGGCCCTAATCTTAAAGCAATG CAAGTTGATACCTCCATATTAGGACTATCAGCTCAAGATGCTGCAAGATATCCGTACATTGCATCAATGGGTGTGTATGTGTTTAAAACTAGTGTCTTGTTAAAGCTTCTAACTCGAAGCTATCCCTCATGCAATGATTTTGGCTCTGAGATTATTCCGTCTGCTGTGAAGGAACACAATGTCCAG GCATATTTGTTCAATGACTATTGGGAAGACATTGGAACAATAAAATCTTTCTTTGATGCTAATTTAGCCCTCACGGAACAG CCACCaaagtttgaattttatgaTCCAAAGACACCTTTCTATACATCTCCAAGATTCTTGCCTCCTACCAAAGTTGATGAATGCAAG ATTGTTGACTCCATAATTTCACATGGTTGTTTCTTGCGAGAATGTAGTGTTCAACACTCTATAGTCGGTGTGCGCTCACGTTTGGAGTCCAGCGTTGATCTTCAG GATACCATGATGATGGGAGCAGACTACTACCAAACCGAGTCCGAAATAGCATCTCTGCTAGCAGAAGGGAAGGTTCCTATCGGTGTCGGACAGAATACCAAGATCAA GAATTGCATAATTGACAAGAATGCCAAGATAGGAAAAGATGTAATCATATCAAACACTGAT GCTGTTGAAGAAGCTGAGAGACCAGAAGATGGGTTTTACATTAGGTCTGGGATCACAGTGATAATGAAGAATGCAACCATCCGAGATGGAACTGtcatataa
- the LOC105770637 gene encoding 50S ribosomal protein L31, chloroplastic, with translation MALTLPNTFLQIKPSPPASLPPRKVVTARGGGYRPQVTCRKKDIHPEFHEDAKVYCNGELVMTTGGTQKEYVVDVWSGNHPFYLGNRSAVLVDADQVEKFRKKFGQLSEIMEIPVLKGEIILPTKRKAGKGGKKK, from the exons ATGGCGCTAACTCTCCCCAACACATTTCTCCAAATCAAGCCTTCTCCTCCCGCTTCACTCCCTCCCAGAAAG GTGGTGACTGCAAGGGGAGGGGGCTATAGGCCGCAAGTTACTTGCCGGAAGAAGGACATCCACCCGGAATTCCACGAGGATGCTAAAGTCTACTGCAATGGAGAATTGGTGATGACAACAGGTGGGACGCAGAAGGAGTACGTGGTGGATGTTTGGTCGGGGAACCATCCTTTTTACCTCGGGAACAGGTCGGCCGTCCTTGTGGACGCTGACCAGGTCGAGAAGTTCCGTAAGAAGTTCGGGCAGTTGTCTGAGATTATGGAGATTCCGGTGCTTAAGGGTGAGATTATTTTGCCCACTAAGCGTAAGGCTGGTAAAGGCGGCAAGAAGAAGTAG